Proteins encoded in a region of the Rutidosis leptorrhynchoides isolate AG116_Rl617_1_P2 chromosome 9, CSIRO_AGI_Rlap_v1, whole genome shotgun sequence genome:
- the LOC139866710 gene encoding caffeic acid 3-O-methyltransferase-like encodes MGSNEDHFTYALQISSSISMTMMLDSAIKLKVLEAIAMAGPDAKLSAHEIASRLSISNQDAPDKIDRMLRLLASHSIVTCSQQDHQSKPIRVYGLTPVAKYFIPNKDGSSLGLGPSVLLLHDKVFIDSWFAFKDSVMEGGVPFNKVHGTHLYEYPSLDSRFNDVFNTAMDSHTVIAMSRILECYHGFKELKSVVDVAGGLGININMIVSKYPTIKGINFDLPHVIRNAPHYPGVEHVGGDMFKEVPQGDAIFMKWILHNWSDDRCLALLKNCYKALPDNGKIISVEAILPFMPNTSPIDKLNMHIDAAMMTHNPGGKERTEDEFLTLAKGAGFTGIKKACFASALWVMEFYK; translated from the exons ATGGGTTCAAATGAAGATCACTTCACTTATGCACTACAAATCTCTTCCTCCATATCAATGACCATGATGCTTGACAGTGCAATCAAGCTTAAAGTCCTAGAGGCTATAGCTATGGCGGGACCCGATGCCAAACTCTCGGCTCACGAGATCGCATCTCGTTTGTCCATCTCTAACCAAGATGCCCCGGACAAGATTGATCGGATGCTTAGGTTACTCGCTAGCCATTCTATTGTCACTTGCTCTCAACAAGATCATCAATCAAAGCCAATTCGGGTGTATGGACTCACTCCAGTTGCAAAGTATTTTATCCCGAATAAAGATGGGTCCTCGTTAGGCCTTGGCCCGTCAGTATTGTTGCTTCATGACAAGGTGTTCATTGAtagttg GTTTGCATTTAAGGATTCCGTTATGGAGGGAGGTGTACCGTTCAACAAGGTACATGGAACACACTTGTATGAATATCCATCTTTAGATTCGAGGTTCAACGATGTATTCAACACTGCCATGGATAGTCATACTGTGATTGCCATGAGCAGAATTCTTGAATGCTACCATGGTTTCAAGGAGCTAAAAAGTGTTGTCGATGTAGCCGGTGGCCTTGGAATCAATATCAATATGATCGTATCGAAATATCCCACAATTAAGGGAATCAATTTCGATCTGCCTCATGTCATTCGTAACGCTCCACATTATCCTG GTGTAGAGCATGTTGGAGGAGACATGTTTAAGGAAGTTCCACAAGGAGATGCAATTTTTATGAAG TGGATCCTTCACAATTGGAGTGATGATCGTTGTTTGGCACTGCTAAAAAATTGCTACAAAGCTTTACCAGACAACGGAAAGATTATTAGCGTGGAGGCAATTCTTCCATTCATGCCGAACACTAGCCCCATTGACAAACTCAACATGCATATTGATGCGGCCATGATGACACACAATCCTGGAGGAAAGGAGCGCACCGAGGACGAGTTTCTTACATTGGCTAAAGGGGCTGGATTCACAGGGATCAAAAAGGCTTGCTTTGCTAGCGCATTATGGGTTATGGAGTTCTATAAGTAA